A genomic stretch from Sceloporus undulatus isolate JIND9_A2432 ecotype Alabama chromosome 5, SceUnd_v1.1, whole genome shotgun sequence includes:
- the ATOH1 gene encoding protein atonal homolog 1, whose translation MSHLRALTAGREWAEAGPQPPPPPLEGGLLLGPPTAAASPSQQQPRAPCPSSSLLRPGGLSSSQTSGVQKQRRLAANARERRRMHGLNHAFDQLRNVIPSFNNDKKLSKYETLQMAQIYISALAELLHNPPGAPDAKGGPPPPEQAPSYEPCALPPGGALQGPRTPGAGRTRFAHEQQHHQQQQQPSGDAAAGGGGGNNCFSVQLDPLHFPAFAEGALLGQKAPSPAQILPPSIQQQQQERRKPSPPAHRSDGEFSPRSHYSDSDEAS comes from the exons ATGAGCCACCTGCGGGCGTTGACGGCGGGGCGCGAGTGGGCCGAAGCAGGCCCCCAGCCGCCTCCCCCGCCCTTGGAAGGGGGCCTTCTGCTGGGACCCCCGACGGCAG CGGCGTCCCCCTCCCAGCAGCAGCCCCGGGCGCCCTGTCCGTCCTCCTCCCTGCTCCGCCCGGGGGGCCTCTCCTCCTCTCAGACCAGCGGCGTCCAGAAGCAGAGGCGCCTGGCGGCCAACGCGCGGGAACGGCGCCGGATGCACGGCCTGAACCACGCCTTCGACCAGCTCCGCAACGTCATCCCCTCCTTCAACAACGACAAGAAGCTCTCCAAGTACGAGACCCTCCAGATGGCTCAGATCTACATCAGCGCCCTGGCCGAGCTCCTCCACAACCCGCCGGGGGCCCCCGACGCCAAAGGCGGCCCTCCTCCGCCCGAGCAGGCGCCCTCCTACGAGCCCTGCGCCCTGCCTCCAGGGGGCGCCCTCCAGGGACCCAGGACCCCCGGAGCTGGACGGACGCGCTTCGCCCACgagcagcagcaccaccagcagcagcagcagccctcggGGGacgcagcagcaggaggaggaggaggcaacaaCTGCTTCTCGGTGCAACTGGACCCGCTGCATTTCCCCGCCTTCGCGGAAGGGGCCCTGCTGGGACAGAAAGCCCCCTCGCCGGCCCAGATCCTCCCACCCTccatccagcagcagcagcaggagaggaggaagcCTTCCCCGCCCGCCCACCGCAGCGACGGGGAGTTCTCGCCCCGCTCCCATTACAGTGACTCTGACGAAGCCAGCTAG